One Brevibacterium spongiae DNA segment encodes these proteins:
- the rpsS gene encoding 30S ribosomal protein S19 gives MPRSLKKGPFVDEHLYQKVARQNEKNTKNVIKTWSRRSMIIPDFLGHTIAVHDGRKHVPVFITESMVGHKLGEFAPTRTFRGHEKDDRKGRRR, from the coding sequence ATGCCTCGTAGCCTCAAAAAGGGTCCTTTCGTCGACGAGCACCTCTACCAGAAGGTTGCTCGCCAGAACGAGAAGAACACCAAAAATGTCATCAAAACATGGTCTCGTCGCTCGATGATCATCCCGGACTTCCTGGGACACACCATCGCGGTACATGACGGACGCAAGCATGTCCCCGTCTTCATCACTGAGTCGATGGTCGGACACAAGCTCGGCGAGTTCGCACCGACACGGACGTTCCGTGGCCACGAAAAGGACGATCGCAAGGGTCGCCGCCGCTGA
- the rplV gene encoding 50S ribosomal protein L22: MEAKAKARYLRVTPRKARRVIDLIRGQQATEALAVLKFAEQSASDPIYKLVASGIANARVRADEEGVAFDENELVISEAFVDEGPTMKRFRPRAQGRAFRIEKRTSHVTVVLASGDDLPQRKSRKGNR; encoded by the coding sequence ATGGAAGCCAAGGCTAAGGCGCGTTACCTGCGCGTCACGCCTCGCAAGGCTCGGCGCGTCATCGACCTCATTCGTGGTCAGCAGGCGACCGAAGCACTTGCAGTGTTGAAGTTTGCAGAACAGTCGGCATCAGATCCGATTTACAAGCTCGTGGCCTCCGGCATCGCCAATGCGCGTGTCCGGGCCGACGAGGAAGGCGTTGCGTTCGACGAGAACGAACTGGTCATCTCCGAAGCATTCGTGGACGAGGGACCGACCATGAAGCGGTTCCGTCCGCGTGCCCAGGGTCGCGCTTTTCGCATTGAGAAGCGCACCAGCCACGTGACCGTGGTTCTGGCCAGCGGCGACGACCTGCCTCAGCGCAAGAGCCGGAAGGGGAACCGCTAA
- the rpsC gene encoding 30S ribosomal protein S3 has translation MGQKINPNGFRLGITTDHKSKWFADSTKPGQRYKDYVLEDVKIREMMNTGLERAGISKVNIERTRDRVRVDIHTARPGIVIGRRGAEADRIRGQLEKLTGKQIQLNILEVKNPEIDAQLVAQGVAEQLASRVAFRRAMRKAIQSAQRAGAKGIRVQCSGRLGGAEMSRSEFYREGRVPLHTLRANIDFGLHEAHTTFGRIGVKVWIYKGDMTDKELAAEQAKAPAARGPRGRGRGRGGRGRGQEGAPRRGDQARNTENSAEAPAAEAGSEG, from the coding sequence ATGGGCCAGAAGATCAATCCGAACGGATTCCGACTCGGAATCACCACGGATCACAAGTCGAAGTGGTTCGCTGACTCGACCAAGCCGGGGCAGCGCTACAAGGACTACGTGCTCGAAGATGTCAAGATCCGCGAGATGATGAACACCGGACTCGAACGAGCCGGCATCTCGAAGGTCAACATCGAACGCACGCGTGACCGTGTCCGCGTCGATATCCACACTGCACGTCCGGGCATCGTCATCGGACGTCGTGGAGCCGAAGCAGACCGCATCCGCGGTCAGCTCGAAAAGCTCACCGGCAAGCAGATTCAGCTCAACATCCTTGAGGTGAAGAACCCTGAGATCGACGCTCAGCTCGTCGCGCAGGGCGTTGCCGAACAGCTCGCCAGCCGCGTGGCCTTCCGCCGCGCGATGCGCAAGGCGATCCAGAGCGCACAGCGTGCCGGTGCCAAGGGCATCCGCGTGCAGTGCTCCGGCCGCCTCGGCGGTGCTGAGATGAGCCGTTCCGAGTTCTACCGCGAAGGCCGTGTGCCGCTGCACACCCTGCGCGCGAACATCGATTTCGGTCTCCACGAAGCACACACCACATTCGGACGCATCGGCGTCAAGGTGTGGATCTACAAGGGCGACATGACCGACAAGGAGCTTGCCGCCGAGCAGGCCAAGGCTCCTGCAGCTCGTGGTCCGCGTGGCCGTGGGCGTGGTCGTGGAGGCCGCGGACGTGGTCAGGAAGGCGCACCGCGCCGAGGCGACCAGGCCCGTAACACTGAGAACAGCGCCGAAGCCCCCGCGGCTGAGGCCGGATCGGAGGGCTGA
- the rplP gene encoding 50S ribosomal protein L16 has translation MLIPRRVKFRKQHHPRRGGAAKGGTTVSFGDYGIQALEPAYVTNRQIEAARIAMTRYIKRGGKVWINIYPDHPLTKKPAETRMGSGKGSPEWWIANVKPGRVMFELAGVSEEVAREALRLAIHKLPLKARIVAREGGE, from the coding sequence ATGTTGATCCCTCGTCGAGTGAAATTCCGCAAGCAGCACCACCCCCGTCGGGGCGGCGCCGCCAAGGGAGGCACGACGGTGTCCTTCGGTGACTACGGCATCCAGGCTCTCGAGCCCGCCTACGTCACCAACCGGCAGATCGAGGCCGCACGTATTGCCATGACGCGCTACATCAAGCGCGGCGGCAAGGTGTGGATCAACATCTACCCCGACCACCCGCTGACGAAGAAGCCTGCCGAGACCCGCATGGGTTCCGGTAAGGGATCGCCTGAATGGTGGATCGCCAATGTCAAGCCGGGTCGGGTCATGTTCGAACTCGCCGGTGTGTCCGAGGAAGTTGCTCGTGAGGCCCTGCGCCTCGCGATCCACAAGCTTCCGCTGAAGGCCCGTATCGTGGCCCGCGAAGGTGGTGAGTGA
- the rpmC gene encoding 50S ribosomal protein L29, with translation MAIGSKNLSIDALDGFDNERLLEELKKAKAELFNLRFQSATGQLESHGRLKAVRRDIARIYTVLNERELDIRPNPADAKEEGK, from the coding sequence ATGGCAATCGGTTCGAAGAACCTTTCCATCGACGCACTGGACGGTTTCGACAACGAGCGTCTGCTCGAGGAGCTCAAGAAGGCCAAGGCCGAGCTGTTCAACCTGCGTTTCCAGTCGGCCACCGGCCAGCTGGAGAGCCACGGTCGCCTCAAGGCCGTGCGTCGCGACATCGCTCGTATCTACACCGTGCTCAACGAACGGGAGCTGGACATCCGTCCGAACCCCGCTGATGCTAAGGAAGAGGGCAAGTGA
- the rpsQ gene encoding 30S ribosomal protein S17, whose protein sequence is MAETANTEANAAERNSRKSVRGYVVSDKMDKTIVVEVEERMKHRLYGKVLRKSVKYKVHDEENTAGIGDFVLVAETRPLSAAKRWRLVEIIERAK, encoded by the coding sequence ATGGCGGAGACCGCGAACACTGAGGCCAATGCTGCGGAGCGGAACTCCCGCAAGTCAGTACGTGGCTATGTCGTATCCGACAAGATGGACAAGACCATCGTCGTTGAGGTCGAGGAGCGCATGAAGCACCGCCTCTACGGCAAGGTCCTGCGCAAGTCGGTCAAGTACAAGGTTCACGATGAGGAAAACACCGCCGGTATCGGCGACTTCGTCCTCGTGGCCGAGACGCGGCCGCTTTCGGCCGCGAAGCGTTGGCGGCTCGTCGAGATCATCGAACGCGCCAAGTAA
- the rplN gene encoding 50S ribosomal protein L14, whose product MIQQESRLKVADNTGAKQILAIRILGGSGRRYASIGDTIVATVKDAIPGGNVKKGDVVKAVIVRTAKERRRPDGSYIKFDENAAVILKNDEEPRGTRIFGPVGRELRDKKFMKIVSLAPEVL is encoded by the coding sequence GTGATTCAGCAAGAGTCGCGACTCAAAGTCGCCGACAACACTGGCGCCAAGCAGATCCTGGCCATCAGGATCCTGGGTGGCTCGGGTCGGCGCTACGCCTCGATCGGTGACACCATCGTGGCAACCGTCAAGGACGCAATCCCCGGCGGAAACGTGAAGAAGGGTGACGTCGTCAAGGCCGTCATCGTTCGCACCGCCAAGGAACGCCGTCGTCCCGACGGCTCGTACATCAAGTTCGACGAGAATGCAGCAGTCATCCTCAAGAACGATGAGGAGCCGCGCGGAACCCGTATCTTCGGACCCGTGGGACGCGAACTCCGCGACAAGAAGTTCATGAAGATCGTCTCCCTGGCACCGGAGGTGTTGTGA
- the rplX gene encoding 50S ribosomal protein L24: MANKLKIKKGDLVQVIAGARASRGGDRGKQGKVLAVYPERNRVLVEGVNRVIKHKKATQTQAGGTAGGRETHEAPIHVSNVALVDPKDNKPTRVGYREESVERDGRTKTVRVRYSRRTGEEI; this comes from the coding sequence ATGGCGAACAAGCTCAAGATCAAGAAGGGCGACCTCGTCCAGGTGATCGCAGGCGCACGCGCCTCACGCGGCGGAGATCGCGGGAAGCAGGGCAAGGTTCTTGCCGTCTACCCCGAACGCAACCGCGTCCTCGTCGAGGGCGTCAACCGCGTGATCAAGCACAAGAAGGCTACGCAGACTCAGGCCGGCGGCACCGCTGGTGGCCGTGAGACTCACGAAGCCCCCATCCACGTGTCCAACGTGGCGCTCGTTGATCCCAAGGACAACAAGCCCACCCGCGTCGGATACCGCGAAGAGAGCGTCGAGCGCGACGGTCGCACCAAGACCGTTCGGGTTCGCTACTCGCGTCGCACCGGGGAGGAGATCTGA
- the rplE gene encoding 50S ribosomal protein L5, protein MTETTTSRPAPRLKQIYRNEIVAKMQEEFSYANPMQVPGLTKVVVNMGVGDAARDSKLIEGAINDLTLITGQKPVVTRARKSIAQFKLREGQPIGVHVTMRGARMWEFIDRVITLALPRIRDFRGLSDRQFDGNGNYTFGLTEQSMFHEIDQDRIDRVRGMDITVVTTATTDDEGRALLRHLGFPFKTK, encoded by the coding sequence ATGACGGAAACAACCACCAGCCGTCCCGCACCGCGTCTCAAGCAGATTTACCGCAATGAGATCGTGGCGAAGATGCAGGAAGAGTTCAGCTACGCCAACCCCATGCAGGTTCCCGGTCTGACCAAGGTCGTCGTGAACATGGGTGTGGGTGACGCAGCACGCGATTCCAAGCTGATCGAAGGCGCCATCAACGATCTGACTCTGATCACCGGTCAGAAGCCGGTCGTCACTCGGGCTCGCAAGTCCATCGCACAGTTCAAGCTGCGCGAGGGCCAGCCCATCGGTGTCCACGTCACCATGCGTGGAGCACGGATGTGGGAGTTCATCGACCGCGTCATCACTCTGGCACTGCCGCGTATCCGCGACTTCCGCGGACTCTCGGATCGTCAGTTCGACGGAAACGGAAACTACACCTTCGGTCTCACGGAGCAGTCGATGTTCCACGAGATCGACCAGGACCGGATCGACCGTGTCCGCGGTATGGATATCACCGTCGTGACCACTGCCACGACGGACGATGAGGGACGTGCACTTCTGCGTCACCTCGGGTTCCCGTTCAAGACCAAATAA
- the rpsH gene encoding 30S ribosomal protein S8: MTMTDPVADMLTRLRNANSAYHEDVSMPFSKLKSNIAEILKSEGYITDWSVEDAEVGKTLLLDLKFGPNRERSIAGLRRVSKPGLRVYAKSTNLPKVLGGLGIAILSTSSGLLTDRQAAKKGVGGEVLAYVW, encoded by the coding sequence ATGACAATGACTGATCCAGTCGCAGACATGCTTACGCGTCTGCGCAACGCCAACTCGGCTTACCACGAGGACGTCAGCATGCCGTTCTCGAAGCTCAAGTCGAATATCGCCGAGATCCTCAAGAGCGAGGGCTACATCACCGACTGGAGCGTCGAAGACGCCGAGGTCGGAAAGACCCTGCTCCTGGACCTCAAGTTCGGACCCAACCGGGAACGTTCCATCGCCGGACTGCGTCGTGTGTCGAAGCCGGGACTGCGCGTCTACGCGAAGTCAACGAACCTGCCCAAGGTTCTCGGCGGACTCGGCATCGCCATCCTGTCGACCTCGTCAGGACTCCTGACAGACCGTCAGGCCGCCAAGAAGGGTGTGGGTGGGGAAGTCCTCGCCTACGTCTGGTAA
- the rplF gene encoding 50S ribosomal protein L6, which yields MSRIGKNPISVPSGVEVKVDGQDVAVKGPKGELSVTIAEPITVSLEEGVITVARPDEERESRSLHGLSRTLINNMIVGVTEGYSKGLEIVGTGYRVLAKGSNLEFALGYSHPIVVEPPEGISFSVDGQTKVAVHGIDKQLVGETAANIRKLRKPEPYKGKGVRYAGEIVRRKVGKAGK from the coding sequence ATGTCACGTATTGGCAAGAACCCGATCTCCGTTCCCAGCGGCGTCGAGGTCAAGGTCGACGGCCAGGATGTCGCCGTCAAGGGACCCAAGGGCGAACTGTCCGTCACCATCGCCGAGCCGATCACCGTATCGCTCGAAGAGGGTGTCATCACAGTGGCCCGTCCGGACGAGGAGCGCGAATCGCGTTCGCTCCACGGACTGTCCCGCACGCTCATCAACAACATGATCGTCGGTGTGACCGAGGGCTACTCCAAGGGCCTCGAGATCGTCGGAACCGGTTACCGTGTCCTGGCCAAGGGATCGAACCTCGAGTTCGCCCTTGGCTACAGCCACCCCATCGTCGTCGAGCCGCCTGAGGGAATCTCCTTCAGCGTCGACGGTCAGACGAAGGTCGCCGTTCACGGAATCGACAAGCAGCTGGTCGGTGAGACCGCTGCGAACATCCGGAAGCTGCGCAAGCCTGAACCCTATAAGGGCAAGGGCGTGCGCTACGCCGGCGAAATCGTCCGTCGCAAGGTCGGAAAGGCTGGTAAGTAA